The Sorghum bicolor cultivar BTx623 chromosome 6, Sorghum_bicolor_NCBIv3, whole genome shotgun sequence genome contains the following window.
CCACCACTGCCGGAGGGGCTGCACCCTGCCACGCGCCGCTCGAAGGGCTCGTCCCTGAGCCACTCGAAGGCCTACGCGCTGCCGGAGCCCCTGACCCGCACGCACTGCCGGAGGGGCTGCGCCATGCTCATGCGCCGCCGGAGGAGCTTGCCCCTAAGCCGCACGCACTGCCGGAGCCCCTGACCCGTGCTGCAGCCGGAGGGTCCACGCCCTACCAGAGCCTTGACCCGCACGCCTAGCCGGAGGAGCCACGCCCTACCTGCACGCCGCCGAAGGGGCTCGCCCCTGCAAGCTCATGTTGTCTGAGAGAGAGGAGTCACCGTTCGTGAGATTTGGAACCGAGAGAGGAATGGCTGGGGGCGGCGCCGTCCGAGAGGTGGTGAAGGGAGTTGACAACTCACAACTAGGGTTTGCAATCGGCGCTGGGAGGTGGGTGCGGCGCTGGGAGGGGGCCGCGCTGGGGAGGGCCGCCGGCGCGGGGCCGCGAGGCGACATGGAGATGGCCGAGGGGCGCGGCACGGCGGGCCAGCAGTGGGGCAGCTtggggagcggcggcggcggcgctagagGCAGCTTGGGGGACATTGGGGACTTGGGGGCGCGGGCGGGATATTGGGCCGGCCACGAGCAGGGATTTTAGGTGttgggcctttgccgagggctcagATTGAGGGCCCTCGGCAAATTTTTTTTTATCCAGTATTTGAATCTAAAAATATCTTTTATATAAATAGCCTTTGAGGTCTCGATCTGGCCTTCGGCAAAGActccctttgccgagagctagattggaccctcggcaaagattatttttattttttgtctttTAAACCTAACTTTTTTTGTGGTGCTATAATACATTCTTAAGaaactaaatttaaaatttagttcaattttgacttttttatattttttattaatttaatctgtTTCTTTGATTTTTTCTgaatatttcaaatttgaactgcaggtgtaTGAAATAATGCAATATAGTGTTTCAAAAAATGTTATTTATAGAATTTGGTATATGTTGACTTCTTATCCACGAACTTTCATCAAATTTCACGCATCTACTTCACGTAAAATGACGAGCCACATGTCGATAAAGtgttttaaaattatataaaatccatACGAAGTCTGAAAATCATGAAACTCGTCGAGGTATCATTTCATCGCATGTGTAGACTGTGGTAAAAGAATTAGAATGTTTCAAGCAAGTTACAATGTCGATGTCTAAAACCCAAACATCTCCATATGTGATCGTGTGTGAATCACATGTGGAGATGTCTGGGTTTTAGACATCTGACGTTATAACTTGCTCGAAACCTTCTCAATTTTTTACTATAGTCTACACATGCGATGAAATGACACCTCGACGAGTTTCGTGATTTTCAGACTTCATatggattttatataattttagaATACTTTACCGACATGTGGCTCGTCATGTTACGTGAAGTAGATGCGTGAAATTTGATGTGAGTTCCTAGATAGGGACTCAACATACACCAAATACCATGAATAACATTTTTCAAAACACTACACTGCATTATTTCATGCAtctgcagttcaaatttgaaatatttagaaaaaatcaaagaaacaaattaattcaagaaatatatataaaaaagcgAAATTTGTGCCAATTTTTAAAATTGTGTTTAAAACAATGTATTATAGCACCACAAAAAGATTTGAcacaaaaatccaaaaaaaaaattttttgccgagggctaagcatggccctcggcaaagaaatttgtaaaaaaaaatataaaaatcctTTGCCAAGGGCCTGAcgttggccctcggcaaaggctgacGGGGCTCGGCTGCCGTTACTGAACGCACCAAAATTGCCGAGGGCAAAgagtttctttgccgagggcgcctttgccgagggcttttctttgccgagggtctcaGCTGGCGGCCCTCAGCAAAGaatgtctttgccgagtgcccgagatttggccctcggcaaagtctcAGGCCCTCGACAAAGAACGCGTTTCCAAGTAGTGAACAGTCCAAATTCATTAGCTTACCAACATGTTGTTAATATAATGCTTTCCTTCAGTGATCAAAAACCTGATGTCGTCCGTGTCACTTCAGTTACGCCATTCCTGGCCGGCCACCTCTCTTGGCTTCCAGATCCTCCCTCCGCCTGAGTCGCAGTCGATGATCCACGATCCTCATTCCGTGGTTTGGCTTGCGTTCTTCCTTCCCCTAATCCTTTTTCTTCATTTTCCTTTGGCTGGGAAAAAGCGGAGCGGCCGGCCGGTGTCCTAGCTAGCTTCAGCAGGGCATGGGCGCCCTGACTGAACCTCATGCATGTCCCGCCGCGCGGCGAGCAATCAAGGATCCCAGAACCACCGGCTCGGCAATCGTGACCGATGCTATGCTATCACAGTGATGCCTGCCCGGCCTTTCCCATGCTCTCCAAGCAACCGTAGattgattgtttgtttgtttggggAGCGAGGCTGCTGCTATCGGCACCGATGCTATGCTATCACAGTGGTCCATGACGTGTGTGCTAGCTACG
Protein-coding sequences here:
- the LOC110436173 gene encoding early nodulin-20-like isoform X1; translated protein: MSPKLPLAPPPPLPKLPHCWPAVPRPSAISMSPRGPAPAALPSAAPSQRRTHLPAPIANPSCELSTPFTTSRTAPPPAIPLSVPNLTNGDSSLSDNMSLQGRAPSAACRSMTLLQLLVSISISDAWI
- the LOC110436173 gene encoding early nodulin-20-like isoform X2, with the translated sequence MSPKLPLAPPPPLPKLPHCWPAVPRPSAISMSPRGPAPAALPSAAPSQRRTHLPAPIANPSYNMSLQGRAPSAACRSMTLLQLLVSISISDAWI